One part of the Coffea eugenioides isolate CCC68of chromosome 10, Ceug_1.0, whole genome shotgun sequence genome encodes these proteins:
- the LOC113749833 gene encoding GEM-like protein 1, whose amino-acid sequence MMDPNPKPNPKPEDHPHSADYAPYPKLDTQDITPPPPTTTDTWTSVPVGSDPPPPSSQPPQGPNPQTEPASYTAAPRSPQAAPPPAAHPMPGVSAATSMPPESNPYVSPAPAGGSGSSVKNTVDSVKDVLGKWGKKAAEATKKGQDLAGNMWQHLKTGPSMADAAVGRIAQGTKIFAEGGYEKVFKQTFETAPEEKLLKYYACYLSTSAGPVMGVLYLSTAKLAFSSDNPLSYKVGEETQWSYYKVVIPLHQLKAVNSSTSKMNSAEKYLQIISIDNHEFWFMGFVNYDSAVKNLQGALSAPH is encoded by the exons ATGATGGATCCCAACCCAAAACCCAACCCGAAACCCGAAGATCATCCTCACTCCGCCGACTACGCTCCGTACCCGAAACTCGATACCCAAGACATAACTCCCCCTCCTCCCACCACTACCGACACCTGGACCTCCGTTCCTGTCGGGTCggatcctcctcctccctcGTCCCAACCACCACAAGGTCCAAACCCACAAACAGAACCGGCATCGTATACTGCTGCTCCCAGGTCTCCCCAAGCTGCACCACCACCTGCAGCTCATCCCATGCCCGGCGTCTCTGCTGCAACCTCCATGCCTCCTGAATCCAACCCCTACGTCTCTCCCGCTCCCGCCGGTGGCTCCGGGTCTTCGGTTAAAA ATACGGTGGACTCCGTAAAGGATGTGCTGGGGAAATGGGGAAAGAAGGCAGCAGAAGCCACGAAAAAGGGCCAGGATCTGGCTGGGAACATGTGGCAACATC TAAAAACGGGCCCAAGTATGGCTGATGCGGCTGTTGGAAGAATAGCTCAGGGAACAAAGATCTTTGCCGAAGGTGGTTATGAGAAAGTATTCAAACAAACATTTGAGACTGCCCCAGAAGAGAAACTTCTTAAATACTACGCCTGTTACCTGTCTACATCTGCTGGTCCTGTCATGGGAGTCCTCTATTTGTCAACTGCAAAGCTAGCATTTTCAAGTGATAATCCCCTTTCTTATAAAGTTGGTGAGGAGACTCAATGGAGCTATTATAAG GTGGTTATCCCGTTGCATCAGCTGAAAGCAGTTAATTCTTCAACAAGTAAAATGAATTCAGCTGAGAAGTATTTACAAATTATCTCCATTGACAACCATGAGTTTTGGTTCATGGGATTTGTAAACTATGATAGTGCAGTAAAAAATTTACAAGGTGCTTTGAGTGCTCCTCACTAG